From the Carya illinoinensis cultivar Pawnee chromosome 4, C.illinoinensisPawnee_v1, whole genome shotgun sequence genome, one window contains:
- the LOC122308171 gene encoding mannan endo-1,4-beta-mannosidase 2-like: protein MVAGNGLFYPILGFASCVAFMYMSFGDFLLNYHQEPKFDFVERNGTQFMLDGRAFYVNGWNSYWLMDRAVEDYSRPRIRAMLQAGAKMGLTVCRTWAFNDGAYNALQISPGRFNEQVFQALDHVIAEARQHGIRLLLSLVNNLQAYGGKTQYVKWAWEEGIGLSASNDSFFFDPSIRNYFKNYIKTILTRRNSITGIEYRNDPTIFAWELINEPRCMTDTSGDTLQDWIEEMSTFVKSIDKNHLLTVGLEGFYGPETPKSLTMNPEEWASRLGSDFIRNSKISYIDFASVHIYPDHWFHGQEFEDNLKYVSKWMLSHIEDGDKELKKPVMFTEFGLSNLNKDFQLSQRDRFYKTVLDIIYKSAKRNRSGAGALAWQFFVGGMEEYYDDFAIVPWARPSTYRLITEQSCRLARIQGPSQLKGNLRELCLEKE from the exons ATGGTGGCAGGAAACGGGCTTTTTTACCCAATTCTTGGTTTTGCATCATGTGTGGCCTTCATGTATATGTCTTTTGGGGACTTTTTGCTCAATTATCATCAAGAACCAAAGTTTGATTTTGTTGAGAGGAATGGGACTCAGTTCATGTTGGATGGAAGGGCCTTTTACGTTAATGGGTGGAACTCTTACTGGTTAATGGACCGTGCCGTGGAAGATTATAGTAGACCAAGAATCCGGGCGATGTTGCAAGCCGGTGCAAAAATGGGTCTCACCGTGTGCAGAACTTGGGCATTCAACGACGGTGCTTACAATGCCCTCCAGATTTCCCCTGGTCGGTTCAATGAGCAAGTTTTCCAG GCACTAGATCATGTCATTGCAGAAGCCAGGCAACATGGAATAAGGTTGCTTCTTAGCTTAGTAAATAACTTGCAAGCATATGGAGGGAAAACACAATATGTCAAGTGGGCATGGGAAGAAGGCATAGGTTTAAGCGCCTCCAATGATTCCTTCTTTTTTGATCCATCCATCCGCAACTACTTCAAAAATTACATCAAG ACTATCCTGACAAGGAGAAACTCCATTACTGGGATCGAGTATAGAAATGATCCCACCATCTTTGCCTGGGAATTGATAAATGAACCCCGTTGCATGACTGATACTTCAGGTGATACTCTCCAA GATTGGATAGAAGAAATGTCAACTTTTGTGAAATCAATTGACAAGAACCATTTACTGACTGTTGGCTTGGAAGGATTTTATGGTCCTGAAACCCCCAAAAGCTTGACCATGAACCCAGAAGAGTGGGCGTCCAGGCTTGGGTCTGATTTTATTCGCAACTcaaagatctcttacattgatTTTGCCTCCGTTCACATCTACCCAGACCATTG GTTTCACGGGCAAGAATTTGAAGACAATCTCAAATATGTGTCCAAGTGGATGCTTTCACACATTGAGGATGGAGACAAAGAACTGAAGAAACCTGTCATGTTCACTGAATTTGGGTTGTCAAACCTGAACAAGGACTTCCAATTATCTCAGCGAGATAGGTTTTACAAAACTGTTCTGGATATCATCTATAAATCTGCAAAGAGAAATCGGTCGGGGGCAGGTGCTTTGGCCTGGCAGTTCTTTGTTGGTGGAATGGAAGAGTACTATGATGATTTTGCTATTGTTCCATGGGCGAGGCCGTCAACATATAGGCTGATAACAGAACAATCATGCAGGTTGGCAAGAATCCAGGGACCGAGTCAATTAAAGGGAAATTTAAGAGAACTGTGCTTAGAGAAAGAATAG